A single window of Oreochromis aureus strain Israel breed Guangdong linkage group 5, ZZ_aureus, whole genome shotgun sequence DNA harbors:
- the LOC116336505 gene encoding G-protein coupled receptor 84-like, whose translation MMNQTNQTEDALSCYSPSVEIYRYFAALWGCAVTITGTVGNLMTILAFAFDPRLRTRFNVLIVNLAVADLLYCTILQPFSIDSYLHLRWRSSELWCRVFGLLLCLSNSVSIFTLCLIALSRYLLVAKRVMFDRVFSKRGLVLLLVSAWTFSLVSFGPLWSVYVFVPQVCTCSFHRTRGRPYTTILLAFSFLVGLSCVGAFYLLIYKHVLVATQALLRYRFSQQSSSRKPTPAQETNDSSVNSVITNSCGQAELVQGIEAAGEKSCQSSQSSLKTLKTEPPSEADLAPPTPTNAVLASHSTVAADEKEIKHITRMCLTVFLCFVFCYVPFLLLNTADKPNHAPQLLYMFFTNLTWLNSCINPVLYAVMNRKFRQAYHMLLTKAAEPFTHLCIHHTDQS comes from the coding sequence ATGATGAATCAAACAAACCAAACCGAGGACGCTCTCTCCTGCTACAGTCCTTCTGTTGAAATCTACCGGTACTTTGCTGCTCTGTGGGGATGTGCTGTAACCATCACGGGTACGGTGGGGAACCTGATGACTATTCTGGCTTTTGCCTTTGACCCACGTCTGAGGACTCGCTTCAATGTGCTCATTGTTAACCTGGCTGTCGCTGATCTCTTGTACTGCACCATCCTGCAGCCCTTCTCCATCGACTCCTACCTGCATCTCAGGTGGCGCAGCAGTGAGCTGTGGTGCAGAGTCTTCGGCCTGCTCCTCTGCCTCTCCAACTCGGTTTCCATTTTCACTCTCTGCCTGATAGCATTGAGTAGATATCTCCTGGTTGCAAAGAGAGTTATGTTTGACCGTGTTTTTTCTAAACGTGGTCTTGTTTTACTCCTCGTCTCTGCGTGGACGTTCAGCCTGGTCAGCTTTGGTCCTCTCTGGTCTGTCTATGTGTTCGTGCCACAGGTGTGCACATGCAGCTTCCATCGTACCCGGGGTCGTCCTTACACCACCATCCTTCTAGCTTTCAGCTTTCTTGTTGGCCTGAGCTGTGTTGGTGCATTCTACCTGCTCATTTACAAACATGTCCTGGTTGCAACACAAGCTCTGCTCCGCTACAGGTTCAGCCAACAGTCATCCAGCAGGAAACCAACACCAGCTCAAGAGACTAACGATAGCAGTGTAAATTCTGTCATAACAAACTCGTGCGGCCAGGCAGAACTGGTTCAGGGCATAGAGGCAGCTGGTGAAAAGTCCTGCCAGTCTTCTCAAAGTTCACTTAAGACCTTAAAAACTGAGCCCCCATCTGAAGCTGACCTTGCACCACCTACTCCCACAAATGCAGTGCTGGCATCACACTCGACAGTTGCAGCAGATGAAAAGGAAATTAAGCACATAACACGGATGTGCTTAACTGTTTTTCTGTGCTTTGTGTTCTGCTATGTCCCCTTTCTGCTGCTCAACACAGCCGACAAACCGAACCACGCCCCTCAGTTACTATACATGTTCTTTACAAACCTCACTTGGCTCAACAGCTGCATCAACCCCGTGCTCTATGCTGTCATGAATCGCAAGTTTCGACAGGCCTATCACATGCTGCTCACCAAGGCTGCTGAACCTTTCACCCACCTGTGTATCCATCACACAGATCAGAGTTGA